In a genomic window of Bacteroidota bacterium:
- a CDS encoding nucleotidyltransferase family protein: MTPSSITIRLKQDWAKTILPLSSTLEQAVRNLNDTKLQIVLVCDENTRIIGTITDGDIRRGLLRGLNLNSPIQSVINYKAFVATPTISEEMAINLMLANRIQQLPVVDENRCVVGLLLWDQFHELPVKRPNTMVIMAGGIGVRLRPHTENCPKPMLPIAGKPMLEHIIERAKSYGFNHFVFAVYYLGNIIEDYFGNGDPWQVRIEYLHEKTPLGTAGALSLLNPRPTLPFIVSNGDVMTNIRYNDILDFHNRFESSATMAVSLHEWQQPFGVVETNGVDIIGFQEKPVIMSRINAGVYVLNPESLDQLKTGENCDMPSLFEMLRKKGKRTIAYPIYERWRDVGKFEDLSEAIAD; encoded by the coding sequence ATGACACCATCTAGTATAACAATTAGATTGAAACAGGATTGGGCCAAAACAATACTCCCTTTAAGTTCTACTCTTGAGCAGGCTGTTCGAAACCTGAACGATACCAAATTACAGATCGTATTAGTATGTGATGAGAATACTCGCATAATAGGAACTATAACCGATGGAGATATACGCAGGGGACTATTGAGAGGATTGAATCTTAACAGTCCTATTCAGTCGGTTATAAACTATAAGGCGTTTGTTGCGACCCCGACTATTTCAGAGGAAATGGCCATCAATTTGATGTTGGCAAACAGGATACAGCAGTTACCTGTAGTTGACGAAAACAGATGTGTAGTTGGCTTATTATTATGGGATCAATTCCATGAATTACCGGTAAAAAGACCTAATACCATGGTTATCATGGCAGGAGGAATAGGGGTAAGATTGCGCCCGCATACGGAGAACTGCCCTAAACCGATGTTGCCAATAGCCGGAAAACCGATGTTGGAGCACATTATTGAAAGAGCAAAGTCATACGGCTTTAATCATTTTGTTTTTGCCGTTTATTATTTGGGCAATATAATTGAGGATTATTTCGGCAATGGTGATCCCTGGCAGGTTCGAATTGAATACCTTCATGAAAAAACTCCATTGGGAACGGCAGGAGCACTATCGCTATTGAATCCACGTCCCACACTACCCTTTATCGTAAGCAATGGCGATGTTATGACCAATATCCGATATAACGATATACTGGATTTCCATAATCGTTTCGAATCAAGTGCCACGATGGCTGTAAGCCTGCATGAATGGCAACAGCCCTTTGGGGTTGTTGAAACTAATGGTGTAGATATCATTGGTTTTCAGGAAAAACCCGTAATAATGTCACGCATCAATGCCGGTGTTTACGTACTGAATCCTGAGAGTTTGGATCAACTGAAAACTGGTGAAAATTGTGACATGCCTTCTCTTTTCGAGATGCTTAGGAAAAAAGGAAAACGGACAATCGCCTATCCTATTTATGAGCGATGGAGGGACGTTGGAAAATTCGAAGATCTTAGTGAAGCCATTGCTGATTAG
- a CDS encoding class I SAM-dependent methyltransferase: MIRIDKKFGPCEICGTDSWVSIYEGPVRSGGFGSFKNDGTVAICNGCGVGRLAESDSIDAKAYETKEYRVAVDQGLEVADFFHQADPIQIHHLTAAWPGSFRGKTVADIGCGAGSFIDHISGLAEKIIAIEPTAMYQNSLRKRGYEVYSYASEAIAIRPDSVDLAVTFQVIEHVQNPRTFLAEIFTLLKPGGTLLIATPNRNDIMMKLLPEEFPAFFYRIVHRWYFDCKSLKRCAIESGYTIESERYLHTMNMSNMLSWLIQRRPTGNTNRLPGIENEADTLWNIYLQSSGQADTLFLKVTKPLNSN, from the coding sequence ATGATAAGAATTGATAAAAAATTTGGTCCATGCGAAATCTGTGGTACAGATTCCTGGGTGTCAATATACGAAGGGCCGGTACGGTCCGGTGGCTTTGGCTCTTTTAAAAATGACGGAACTGTTGCAATTTGTAACGGCTGTGGAGTTGGCAGGTTGGCTGAGTCCGATTCAATTGATGCAAAAGCGTATGAAACCAAGGAATATAGGGTTGCCGTTGATCAGGGTTTAGAGGTAGCAGATTTCTTTCATCAAGCTGATCCTATTCAGATTCACCATCTAACCGCAGCTTGGCCTGGCTCATTTCGCGGTAAAACAGTTGCAGATATCGGATGCGGTGCAGGTTCCTTTATTGATCATATTTCCGGTTTAGCCGAAAAAATCATTGCAATTGAGCCAACGGCAATGTACCAGAATTCATTACGAAAGCGTGGTTATGAAGTATATAGCTATGCCAGCGAAGCAATTGCCATAAGACCTGATAGTGTTGACCTTGCAGTTACATTTCAGGTAATTGAGCATGTACAAAATCCTCGAACTTTTCTTGCCGAAATTTTTACATTATTGAAACCCGGTGGTACATTACTGATTGCCACACCCAACCGGAATGATATTATGATGAAACTACTGCCCGAAGAATTCCCTGCGTTTTTCTACCGAATAGTCCACCGCTGGTACTTCGATTGTAAAAGTTTAAAACGATGTGCTATTGAATCAGGCTATACCATTGAATCAGAACGATATCTGCACACAATGAATATGTCAAACATGTTATCCTGGCTGATCCAGCGTCGTCCTACAGGCAACACCAATAGATTACCGGGCATTGAGAATGAGGCTGATACGCTTTGGAATATTTATCTTCAATCTAGCGGTCAGGCAGACACATTGTTCCTTAAAGTTACGAAGCCGCTTAATTCAAATTAA
- the pseB gene encoding UDP-N-acetylglucosamine 4,6-dehydratase (inverting) has translation MLSYKSILITGGTGSFGKKFTETILKRYPDINRLVIFSRDEMKQYEMSLLYPENQYPQVRFFIGDVRDFSRLKRALEGIDLIIHTAALKQVPTAEYNPDEFIKTNIIGAQNVIEAALSTNVKTVIALSTDKAAAPINLYGATKLVSDKLFIAANNIKGNRDIRFSVVRYGNVMGSRGSVIPFFLQKAKNGNILPITHKEMTRFNISLEDGVEMVLWAINNALGGEIFVPKIPSYKIETVAKAIAPNAILEDVGIRPGEKLHEEMITESDSYNTIEFDKYYAILPSDAPKEKFLNHFNGWEVQKGFRYNSGTNKDWINVEEMRQLIKIHVDPNIT, from the coding sequence ATGCTAAGCTATAAATCAATTCTGATTACCGGTGGAACCGGTTCTTTCGGTAAAAAATTTACGGAAACTATCCTAAAAAGGTATCCTGACATCAACAGGCTCGTTATTTTCTCACGAGATGAGATGAAACAATATGAAATGTCCCTTTTATATCCCGAAAATCAATATCCTCAGGTCAGGTTTTTTATCGGCGATGTCAGGGATTTTTCCAGGTTGAAAAGAGCGTTGGAAGGTATCGACTTAATCATTCATACTGCGGCGCTGAAACAGGTTCCTACTGCCGAATACAATCCGGATGAGTTTATTAAAACGAATATTATTGGGGCACAAAATGTTATAGAGGCAGCCTTATCTACTAATGTAAAAACAGTTATAGCCCTCTCAACCGATAAAGCGGCTGCGCCTATCAACTTGTACGGAGCCACAAAGTTGGTGTCAGACAAATTGTTTATTGCGGCAAATAATATCAAGGGGAACAGAGATATTCGCTTTTCCGTTGTAAGATATGGAAACGTTATGGGTTCCAGAGGTTCTGTTATTCCATTTTTTTTACAAAAAGCAAAAAATGGGAATATTCTGCCTATAACCCATAAAGAAATGACCCGCTTTAATATTTCACTGGAAGATGGTGTCGAAATGGTACTTTGGGCAATTAATAACGCACTGGGCGGCGAAATTTTCGTTCCGAAAATCCCTTCCTATAAAATCGAAACAGTCGCAAAAGCAATTGCTCCTAATGCTATTCTTGAAGACGTTGGCATTAGACCGGGGGAGAAGCTTCATGAAGAGATGATAACCGAAAGTGACTCCTATAATACCATCGAGTTTGATAAGTATTATGCAATCCTCCCTTCGGATGCTCCTAAAGAAAAATTTTTAAACCACTTTAATGGCTGGGAGGTCCAAAAAGGATTCAGATATAACTCCGGGACAAATAAAGATTGGATTAACGTCGAAGAGATGCGCCAATTAATAAAAATACATGTTGACCCCAATATCACTTAG
- a CDS encoding N-acetylneuraminate synthase family protein — protein sequence MKKLSFPKEIKIGNRMIGLEHPAYLIAEMGANFDQSKEKAKALIIAAKEAGADCAKFQTFCTPKIVSEGGFSRMKLEGVHGSWGRTVSEVFKDAEFPREWHQEISDYCAEIGIDFSTSPYDFEAVDLCVELDVPFIKIGSGEITWLEMLDYIARKGKPMMLATGDATMSEIDEAVRTIEATGNKNLVLMQCITNYPSKLDSANVNVLKTYQSAFDILTGYSDHSPGPVVALASVVLGACVIEKHFTLNKADKGPDHPHSMNPDEFKQMADYVREIERAMGSTRKEVVEEEGETVFVQRRCLYAKRNIPIGKIIEAEDIDVLRPALGIPPKFKNIVIGKTSKEYIEAGQPLFWQNF from the coding sequence ATGAAAAAACTATCTTTCCCAAAAGAAATTAAAATTGGTAATAGGATGATTGGGTTAGAACATCCTGCCTATTTGATTGCTGAAATGGGAGCAAATTTTGATCAAAGCAAAGAAAAAGCGAAAGCACTCATAATTGCAGCCAAAGAAGCCGGGGCTGACTGTGCAAAATTCCAAACGTTTTGCACGCCAAAAATTGTATCTGAAGGTGGATTTTCCAGGATGAAGCTTGAGGGAGTGCATGGTTCGTGGGGAAGAACTGTGAGCGAAGTATTTAAAGATGCTGAGTTTCCCAGGGAGTGGCACCAGGAAATTTCAGATTATTGTGCCGAAATCGGGATCGACTTCTCAACCTCACCATACGATTTTGAGGCAGTTGACTTATGCGTAGAACTTGATGTGCCTTTCATTAAAATTGGATCAGGTGAAATTACCTGGCTCGAAATGCTGGATTACATTGCTCGCAAAGGAAAACCAATGATGTTGGCTACCGGTGATGCAACAATGTCTGAGATTGATGAGGCTGTACGCACAATCGAAGCAACCGGGAATAAAAACTTGGTTTTAATGCAATGTATTACAAATTATCCATCCAAACTTGATAGTGCAAACGTAAATGTACTAAAGACATATCAGTCTGCTTTTGATATACTTACAGGCTATTCAGATCATTCACCAGGCCCTGTAGTTGCGCTGGCTTCAGTTGTTTTAGGGGCTTGTGTCATCGAGAAACATTTTACTTTAAATAAAGCAGATAAAGGGCCTGATCATCCGCATTCAATGAATCCAGATGAGTTTAAACAGATGGCTGATTATGTTCGTGAAATTGAACGGGCTATGGGAAGTACCCGGAAAGAGGTGGTTGAAGAAGAAGGAGAAACAGTATTTGTCCAACGTCGGTGCCTTTATGCCAAAAGAAATATTCCAATTGGAAAGATAATTGAAGCAGAGGACATCGATGTTTTAAGACCCGCTCTTGGAATTCCTCCAAAATTCAAGAATATAGTCATTGGAAAAACTTCAAAAGAATATATTGAAGCTGGTCAGCCTCTTTTTTGGCAAAATTTTTAA